The Actinocatenispora sera genome has a window encoding:
- a CDS encoding carbohydrate ABC transporter permease, which translates to MAKSVQAAGKVAANVGLAVVGVAFLVPLLWVVTTSVAQGQTLKVEWPQHFTGANFAHVATVDILFRPLFNGLVLCGGGTLITVVVAILAAYPLSRYRSRLKRPFLLTILFTTGLPITAIMIPVYAMFTQLNLIDRMWSATVFMGSTALPFGIWLMKNFMDSVPVELEEVAWTDGASSMATLRRIVLPLMWPGVVVVTIFTFIGMWGNFFVPFILLIDPNQLPASVSIFTFFDPQHGGVQYGQLAAFSIFYCIPVAVLYLVMSRKLSGSFALGGALKG; encoded by the coding sequence ATGGCCAAGTCGGTACAGGCGGCGGGCAAGGTCGCCGCGAACGTCGGGCTGGCCGTGGTGGGCGTCGCGTTCCTGGTGCCGCTGCTGTGGGTGGTGACCACCTCGGTGGCGCAGGGGCAGACGTTGAAGGTGGAGTGGCCCCAGCACTTCACCGGGGCGAACTTCGCGCACGTGGCCACGGTGGACATCCTGTTCCGCCCGCTGTTCAACGGGCTCGTCCTGTGCGGTGGGGGCACGCTGATCACGGTGGTGGTGGCGATCCTCGCCGCGTACCCGTTGTCGCGCTACCGATCCCGGCTCAAACGACCGTTCCTGCTGACGATCCTGTTCACCACGGGCCTGCCGATCACCGCGATCATGATCCCGGTGTACGCGATGTTCACCCAGCTGAACCTGATCGACCGGATGTGGTCGGCCACGGTGTTCATGGGGTCCACGGCGTTGCCGTTCGGCATCTGGCTGATGAAGAACTTCATGGACAGCGTGCCGGTGGAGCTGGAGGAGGTCGCCTGGACCGACGGGGCGAGCTCGATGGCGACGCTGCGCCGCATCGTGCTGCCGCTGATGTGGCCCGGCGTGGTCGTCGTGACGATCTTCACCTTCATCGGCATGTGGGGCAACTTCTTCGTGCCGTTCATCCTGCTGATCGATCCGAACCAGTTGCCGGCATCGGTCAGCATCTTCACCTTCTTCGATCCGCAGCACGGCGGCGTGCAGTACGGCCAGCTGGCGGCGTTCTCGATCTTCTACTGCATCCCGGTGGCGGTGTTGTACCTGGTCATGTCGCGGAAACTGTCGGGCTCGTTCGCCCTCGGCGGTGCGTTGAAGGGCTGA